The region CTTCAGTGCAACTGTAGCATTTGCACTGAAGCATTCTTaaggaatagaaaaatatagaaaaactgTTGTACGTGagtttttgtgatatttttgaaattttttctaaatttaaagaataaagGCCGTTATAGAAAAGCTGGTGAATGCTTTTacgtgtacttttccctaaaattAATTTGAGTCAGTCAAACACCTTCTAAAGATATGAGACTGTTTAGTTgcaagttttattttttcaattactgCTGGGCCTGCAACTTTTATTCTTAAGAGCAAGAGAAGTAAAATAAAGTAATCACAAACTTATTACATAATTATTTGCAATCCTCACATTGATGAGggatattattcatgtaattgACGTGTACGTGATCAATTAATAGCCTTGTGTtcacatgtcaaaaaaaaaaaatagccttgTGTTCAAGGTGGTGATGATCAAAACCTGAAGAAGATGTTCTCTCCTCAAGTTTGCCAGCTGATCTGCCCTCTGCAGACTTATCATGCAAACCATCACCAAACTTCTCGTTCTTCCTAATCACTTCATCAATATGCACACCATCCTCAATTGACAATATCACAGCCTGCGATCCATCGGACCCCTCTATGATAGCCTCCTTGACCTTCCTGTGTTCATCGACGTGAAAGATGTTGGTTTCTTCAatcgtcttcttctttcttctcttaatGCAACAAAAGACAGCAGCTGCAAGGAATGCAAGGAAGAAAAGACCTCCAAATGAGATGAACACAATGACTATTACTGTGGGAATATTGTTATCTGGTGACGGTGAAGGTGGCGGAGGGCGAACATGAGGAGGTGGTGGAGCAAAAGGGTGAGATGGgggtggcggtggcggtggcggtgACCATGAGGGAGTGGGCGGCTGAAAAGGGTGGGGAGGTGGTGGTTGGAAAGTGTACGTGGGGTGGTGGAGGGAAGTATGGGAAGTTGAAGTGATTTGTCTGGGTAGAGGCCATCTTGATGTCGATCAATGCAGATAGTCagatatatagtatatatgaaGTTGATAGATTGAGTTGTGGAGAATGGGGTAGCATTGAGCACCTATTTGGTTTGCTATTTTTGTGATAATCGAGTGACTTGACTCCCATTCCAAGATTTGGATTGGTTTGTTTGCATTGGAAAacacttctcaattttttttttctttggcacaAGATACTGAGAATTGATAGGGATTCGGTCAACCTTATAATATCAATGATGACAATATATAGTACGTACGTAGCTGGATGAAGAAACGAAAAAGACTCTTAAGGAGCATAAATATACGTACGTAAACCCTACCAATTTGGGAGCAGAACCCTACCAAAGAGTACAGATCGACCTTTTAATGGCCTTAATTAAGATTATTGGAGTAAATTAGTAATATTATCCCTTAATTACTCgttaacaaagaaaaacatttgGTTGTATTATATGTTACAGTCGATCATCTTGTGAAAATGATGGCGCATTAAACAAGACCTATGAAATAAATTAATCTGATCACCTTCGCATGCACTTCTAGttatatttacatatatagGAGAATATATAACAAAATCTAAGGAATATTTGCGTAAGCCTTGGCCTTTATAAATTAACCAACAAATGCAAGgaaaactagagagagagagagagagagagagagagagagagaaagagagagggaactgagagagagtgagagacttACAACCGTAGCGTCGCCGTACCGGAGGTCATTGCCAGACAGTGGGGACGTTCGATTAgagtgagaaagagaaagagagagagagagagagagtgagagagataaagagatGGAGAAGATGAGTGAAAGTGAGAGGGAGTGGACAGCAGAAGGATGTCGTCGGAAGGGAGGCCGGATGGCCGGTGGTGTTGGTCTGGGGTTGGTGgtgctgtgagagagagagtgagagagagatgtagagagagagagagagagagagagagatagcttCCTCTTGAAGCTATctaattttaaaacaattttttttttcttaattttttcttttattttttttattttgggcaaGTGGCGCGCACGGAATCCTCCCATGTAGGCCCACTTGCCCTAAATTCCGCCACGTGGTAGTAGGCCACGTGGATCATTCCACGTGGCGAATTGGCAACGTGCAACAGCCATGCACGTTGCCATTGTGCAACGTGGAACAATACACGTGGCAATTGTGCTACGTGTTAGCCAGCCACgtccccatatatatatatatattgttaaaaatttgaataaatatatactttatatattttatatttgcaATACGCAAATGtaaacctaaccctaagtatacttCATATAGCATTAAACTaactagtttagtgctatacaTAGTAATACttaaggttagagtttaataaatttgttataCTCAAAAAAGAACATAACcctaattaaaatttgtatttatttttacagGTGAATATATTATATGTCTATTACTCAAACATAAACCATAACTCAACGTATACTATAGATAGCATAATTCTAGGGTTAGTGcatataaatagtatatgtacattaatatgtacatatatattaattgaaagttaatttgcatatatttattaaagcatatatatagtacggatgtaaaccctaaccctaagtatatgtactatatatagcactaaactagggttggagttcaataaataaaatatacccaaaaaattatatatgttgaaataaagtagtattaatttgttaatggaaaaaattttaaaatgtatatataatacACGAACGTAagccctaaccctatatacgtacgtatactatatatagcacaaatctaggGTTAAGATACGTATATAAATGgtatatgtacaatattatgtatatatgccAATTAATTGGAAGTAaatttgtatattattatttgttaaagtatttaaatattacacaaatgtaaaccctaaccctaaggctATATACTATGTATACTctatatagcacaaatctagggttagggtatatgaATAGTATATGTACAtacaatattatgtatatatctAGTATTAATTGGAAGTTAATTATATTGGCATAGTATTAATTGGAAGTTAATATACAAGGACTTATACAAGATTTGACTAAATTTGGAGAGTTGAAAtaaagtagtattaatttgttcaagtataaaatataaaaatgtatatcTAGTCcgtacacaaatgtaaaccctaaccctacgtatactatatatagcacaaatctagggttatggtatataaataatatatgtacaatattattTATACATTATTGCATGGAAGTTAATTGGCATATATTTTTAAAGGAATATATATTATACGGAGTAAATGTGGAGAGTTGAAGGAAATTCAACTCGCCCTCCTTCATGGTGTGTTTGAAGATAACTATACAAggacttatacgagatttgaGTAAATGTGGAGAGTTGAAGGGAATTCAACTCACCCTCCTTCACGGTGTGTTTGAAGATAAATGCAAAACCACCTATGGTTTGAATTCATTACCGACAGTTGAATACTCTCCCTCTACTCTTATAGTTTCTAAGGCTCCCACCTACTAGATAATTGGGATGGATATGTCACATGACCCTCCAGGACAGTCTGACATACCATCAATTGTTGCGGTGGTTAGCTCAAGGCACTGGCCATTGAAATATAAGTATAGGGCATCTGTTCAGATACAGTCTCCAAGGGTTGAAATGCTAGATTCGTTATTTAAGCGTGTGTCTGAAACTGGAGATCGATGAAGAACCTTATTAATTAGGGAGCTTTTGATTAACCTCTATAAGAGTTCAGGCCAGATTAGGAAACACCGGCCGTACTCGGATCATTATATTCAAAGATGGAGTCAGAGAGTCACACTtcaaccaagttttgaacattgaactggatctatataatgatagaggcatgcaaattTCTATCTTTGTGCCCACACTGGAATGATCGAGACCATGAGGCCAACAAATAACCTCCGTTCGTGAGATGCACTCACAAGCTGAGATTGGTAAGGATGGCCATCAGTATTTTGCAGCAGCTTATGGTGGGAGCCAGCTGGCGTAGCAAGGAGCCTTACTCAAGTAGGACCAATAGACAGTTAACTTGTGTTAGTTCGGGTTCTAGCTAAAGGACTAGGCACCTGGCCTGGAGGAACGGCTTACAAGCCGTATGAGAGACAATTCTGATAGTCTCAGTTACAGACCATATATCACAAGGGGAGAAGAAGAGTTCACAAGGAACATAGAAATAAGGTCACATGTTCGACTTTATGAGCAACATGATCCTGATCTGCCAAGAAGTAATTTTCTAGTAGGTCATGATCATTGTTCTGGGCGAATGGGATCAATGACATCTGCAGATGATCCTTAAGAACTTGTGGATTCACTTTCTTATAAGTACCAGACAAGCACAACTGCGGTtaatgtatatagtattaatatattgcaaattgatatattttttaaaatatatattttatatgtgtagtacacaaccctaaccctaaccttacatatatatacaatatatagccctaaactagggttaatgctttaataattaatagtatatatacattatgtatatatactattaaataattatatagtattaattaaaacaagtatatatttttaatgtatatatatatagtacacaaaTATAAACCCTAGCCATACGTATACATGCATGCTAAATAaatactaaactagggttagggttcaaacCATAGAATATACCAAAATATGTacgtagtattaattaaaagttgtatttattttttaaatgatttatttcacATGTAAAGTACACATCATTTGGTAACTaacttttggtaaaaaaatagaTAGTGAGAGGTATATCATTCTGGATATTTTTAATACGTCGAATATATTATTTAAGTAATTatgcatcaatatataaatgtattaCATATTTAATATGCTAGTGATGTGCCCCATGCAATAGGCCGGTCGCCAAAAACGCCATGTGTTggattattttctaaaaaaattaaaaaattaaaaaattaaaaaataaattaaaaaaaattaaaaaattaaaattaaaattaaaaaattaaaaaaatttaaaaaaattgcaaaaattagCCATGTGGATAAAAGACACGTGACGACCTGGCGACGTGGTCAGATTCCACATGGTCACATGGTTTTCTGGCACGTGGCCATGAGGCCACGTGGAATTAGTGCACATGGCCGACTAGCCACGTGGCTGAATGTGGCCACATGCCCGAATCCCATGTGGCCATGTGGCCATGTGGCCGCAGGGTCAGTTGGCCACGTCGCTGAATGATTCATCGACATGTTCTTCAAGACCACGTGGCAAATTCACCACGTGGcgaaatgaatgaaaaacttATAGGGCCATCTGTGTGCTGGTGTGGATATGTCCATCCATGTCTCAAGTTTCATGGAGGCATTTAGTAAGGGGATTGGGATTCAACTTGTTTAGTAACctttcaaagaaataaaaaaaaaaaaaaaaaaccaatttccATTCGAACCACCCTTACTTGGAGGAAGGACCATAGATTGGCTAGCTAGCTTTCTTATATGGATAAACTCTGTTTCCACTATAAATTACGTAACTTTTTGTTTATCTAAAGCACAATAAGTAACATCTTACTAgtaaaaaaaaggattttaagGTTGATGGGTATTAAGTCGAATAGGGATTTAATGGCGTTAATACGAGtgagtgataaaaaaaaaaaagtaataagacTTTGCATTCAAAAACTGTCATTTCGTCTCATTATTGTTTTATTGCTAATTAAGACATATATGTACGTATGTGTTGCATTGTTATGGGTTATGGAATGCATGTGTACGTGTATGGCTGAAGTTATATTGTTTATTAACTcttcatatatatgtttatcttattaGTTGCGTTAATGGTTTCCAATTGGAAATTTCTTTAGCTGACATTATAatcatatgaatatgatatttTCTTAATAAGATACCTAATGAAATCAGTAACCCttatattattgaaacagttgactcacttatTGCATACTTTATTGTGATAATGTCCACAATCGCATAAATGGATGTCTAGGTATGAAGGAGGAAGATCAAGTCAACCAGGATTCATATGCCGATCCTGATATCTATGGATGAGGATATATGTTGCCTTCTTATGAAATACTAATATATCTAATTTGTCTTTTGCCATGTATTTACTTTTCCTTACGATGTATTTGTTTGCTATATTGTGTGTAAACGctttatttgtatttactaTTGTGCCGGCTGTGGCACTTATGTGTAATTGATGCTATATTTATTCTGTAAGaacacattttttatatttatttaattgaggTTTATACAGTAACTCAAAAGTGTTCAGTGAGGGttagctattttttttaaatatatatatatattccgctgcgataTTTTATTGTCTCTAATGTAGAAATGTTACATGGTTGATCACATATCAtaacttacgcctttttgtaaaagccaATGTGTTACAGTGTCTGAGAGCTTTTCGTCAACGGAGATGGTTGCAGAGATTTGTGGATTTGGGTGTGCaggtgtaacgcccccaaaattaaataattatatttacttaatttGGAGTGTTACTCGTAGTGGCATCAAACCAATAGATTGAATCAACCACACTACACTAATTATCAAAGTATACTATAGCGGAAAGCATAATTAATGGATATGAGATTCTAATAATAAGTCATTAAATAGAATATGCATCAATCATAGATTTAGAGCCTACAAATAGACATTTCTATCACAATAATAGCTAATTAATATTAATCCAACCTAACAATATGAGCCATTCACTCTGCATCTTCATCCTAGGGAATTTTTCACTCTATCACCTTGCAATCTGCTAATCTAAAAAACACTGAGGTATCTCACGATGGAAGAGAAGTAACTACATAAGAACGCTAGGAGCAGTTTCCCTTAAacttttactcaatttaaggaactaaatcactttttgcttctctatttAAATGCACTCTACAATAGCTCCCTTT is a window of Alnus glutinosa chromosome 4, dhAlnGlut1.1, whole genome shotgun sequence DNA encoding:
- the LOC133866166 gene encoding protein TRACHEARY ELEMENT DIFFERENTIATION-RELATED 7A-like, whose protein sequence is MTSGTATLRLWPLPRQITSTSHTSLHHPTYTFQPPPPHPFQPPTPSWSPPPPPPPPSHPFAPPPPHVRPPPPSPSPDNNIPTVIVIVFISFGGLFFLAFLAAAVFCCIKRRKKKTIEETNIFHVDEHRKVKEAIIEGSDGSQAVILSIEDGVHIDEVIRKNEKFGDGLHDKSAEGRSAGKLEERTSSSGACKFWSTHELPELVEEEACFGDKKVHYTEAEIEL